The following DNA comes from Pseudosulfitobacter pseudonitzschiae.
GGCATCAGCTGGCGCCCGACAGACCGAACCGAACTGACCTTTATTCTGGACCATCTTGACCGCGACGACGTGCCGGGCAGTGGTGGATTTCCGGTGGGGTATGACTTCGACCGCAGTGAAACATTCTTTGGCGAGCCGGATTATAACTATCGTGGCACCGACCGCACCAACGCGACGGTGAAGGCACGGCATGATTTCGGCAACGGGCTAAGCTTTGGCAGCACCATTCGGTTCAGCGATGCCTACGACGACTTTGGTTATGCCTATGTCTCGGGCTCCAGCGGCACGACCGTCAACCGCGCATTCTTTGCCAGCGAAAGCACCGACCAGTCGTTCATTGGCGACGCGCACCTGTCCTATAGCACGCAGTTTGGCGGTGTGGTCAGCACCACACTGTTCGGCGTCGAGGTGTCGCAGTCGGATGCGACGAACAGGCGCTTTTTTGGTCCGGCCCCGTCGATGGATGTGAACAACCCGATTTTTTCCGGAGCGCCTGCAAGCGTGCCGCTTTATGCTGATTCCGCAACCGAGACAGACGGCAAGGCCGTCTTCCTGCAACAGGATCTGGATTGGAACGACCGCGTGATCGCCTCGTTCGGGCTGCGCCATGACTGGATTGACATCACCCAGACCGACAATATGGCAAGCACCGTGCAACAGGGTGAAATCAGCGAGACAACAGGGCGGTTCGGTCTGACCTACAAGCTGAATCCCAATGTATCGCTGTACGGAAGCTATGCGCAATCGGCGGTGCCAGCGGGGCTGGGCGTTGTGCCGGAAACCGGCGAGCAGTTCGAGCTGGGGGCCAAATGGCGTCCTGCGGGGACCAATACCTTTTTGACGGCGGCGGTCTATGATCTGTCCAAAACCAACATCACACGGACAAACCCGATCACTAACCTGCCCGAGCCGATTGGGGAAGTTCGGGTGCGCGGGTTGGATCTGGAAGCAAAATCCGAATTTGGCGCCTTCGAAATTGTTGCCTCGTACAGCTATCTTGACCCCGAGATTGTCGAGAACGGCACCAATGGCAACGTCGGTAATATGCCTGCGCGCGTGCCCAACCAAATCGCGTCGGTCTGGGTCAATCACACTTGGGAAAATGTCGGACGCGGCGACCTGACGGTGGGGCTTGGCGGGCGTTTCAATGACGGTTATTTCTATGACGATGCGAACGTCGCGGGCCATTCAGGCAGTTTCTTTGTGGTCGATGCTGCGGTCACCTATGACCTGACCCCGCAGACCTCGTTGGCGATAAACGTTAACAACCTGCTGAATGAAAAGCACGTGGCCTTTGGCGGGTTCTATGCCGACTTCTACAGCCCCGGCCGCGAGATTCAGGCCAAGCTGCGCCACAGCTGGTAGACAAACGCGGATCAAATGACCTGACATCCGAAACCGGCAGGCAAATGTTTGCTTAAATCGTTCCGGGAACCGCCGGCACAGGTGGTTCCCGGAACACTTCGGGGCAGCCCCTCTCGACAGACGTGGCTGCAAAGACGTACCAAGGCAGGGTGCTTACAAGAGGCCCTCTTCCGTGCCAGATCGCATTTCGCCATTGATATTGTTCCGCAACCAAACGTTTCGGTCCCTTTGGATTGCTGCGCTGGCCTCGAACTTCGGGGGACTTGTTCAGGCCGTCGGGGCGGCATGGTTGATGACGTCCCTGTCGGATTCGCAAAATATGGTTGCCTTGGTGCAGGGATCGGTTGCCTTGCCGATCATGATATTCTCGCTTCTTGCGGGGGTCTTCGCAGATAATTTCGACCGGCGGCGCGTCATGCTGATCGCGCAGGCGTTCATGTTTGTCGTCTCAGTGATCCTTACCTTTATGGCGTTCGAAGGCTGGCTTTCGCCGTGGTTGCTGCTGGCATTCACGTTCCTGATTGGCTGTGGCACCGCGCTGCACAACCCGTCGTGGCAGGCTACGATGGGTGATATTGTATCGCGCGAAGAATTGCCTTCGGCCGTGTCGCTGAACAGCATGGGCTTCAACCTGATGCGCAGTGTCGGTCCGGCGGCGGGTGGGGCCATTGTGGCACTTGCGGGGGCCGCGGCAGCCTTTGCGGTTAATGCGCTAAGCTATGTGGCCATTCTGACTGCGTTGCTGCGGTGGAAAGCCCCGATACGCGATACCCGACTCCCCCGCGAACCGATGGGCAGCGCCTTTTCCGCAGGGCTGCGATATGTTGCGATGTCTCCGAACCTGCTGCGGGTGATTTTGCGCGGATTCTGGTTCGGCCTTGCCGCCATTGCCTTGCTTGCTCTGTTGCCTGTTGTTGTGCGCGAAACTCTTGAAGCAACGGCATTTATTTATGGGGTCATGCTGGGGTGCTTTGGCATGGGGGCGGTTGCCGGTGCGCTGACAAACGCAAGTCTGCGTGTGCAATTCACCAACGAGACTATCGCCAGAGGTGCGTTTATCGGTTTTGCGCTAAGTTGCGTTGTTCTTGCCCTTAGCAAGCAACCCATCGTATCTGGCGCTGCCTTGATGCTGGCGGGCGCGTGTTGGGTGCTTGCGCTGTCGATGTTCAACGTGACAATCCAGCTTTCGACACCGCGGTGGGTCGTGGGGCGGGTTATCGCCCTCTATCAGACCGGCACATTTGGCGGCATGGCAGCGGGCAGTCTGATCTGGGGCGCGATGGCCGAACAGGCAGGGTCTGAGTACGCGTTGCTGACGGCCTCTGGCTTGTTGGTAATCGGTGCGCTGATCGGTCTGCAAATGCCTCTGCCCGAGTTCAGCGGCCTGAACCTTGACCCTTTGAACCGTTTCAAAGAGCCGTCAACGCGGTTCGATCTGAGCTATCGCAGCGGGCCGGTCATGGTCATGGTTGACTACGAAATTGCACAGGCGGACGTGCCCGAGTTTCTGGCCGCGATGAGCCTGCGGCGGCGTGTGCGTATTCGGGACGGCGCGCAACAATGGGCGCTGTTGCGTGACCTGCACCAGCCCGAACACTGGAGCGAAAGTTATCATGTACCGACTTGGGGCGAATATGTACGCCACAATGAACGGCGCACCAATGCGGACGCAGAGCTGTCCGACCGTATCAGAGTGTTGCACCGTGGATCAGAAGCGCCCGCGGTTCACCGGATGATTGAACATCAGGTCGTTCCGCTGAGGGACGACATGTTACAAAAGGCAGAGTAACTTTTGGTGGCTTGACAGGTCCGCTTGAATGAACGCGCCTTGAGACCAGCCCATAGGTGTTGTTCGCGGTCCTTGTTGCTGCAATCACATTTTTATGGTTGCAAATCAAAGGTCTAGGCGCGCATCGATCGCGTGGCACAACATATACTTTAGTTGCGTTTTTCGTGTTTAGTATGTATGCTATGATCCTAAGTTGGTAATGTGAACAGCTTAGTGCAGGTAAAAGCCCGCTAAAACAGGTTTGGGCCATCTTGGTTAGGGGACAACAAACGCTTTCCAGCTACGCCTCTGAATAGAAACCGAATTTTAAGTGGTCAGGGTGTTGTGATGAACGCGATCGAGATTTAAGAAAATTTACAGTCCGGAACCCCTCTCGATGTTTACAGCCACTTTTCGAGAGGCAAGACCAACCAACAAGGCATTGATGTGACCATGAAAATTCTAGCCGTTGATGACAACCTGCTAACTCTTGACTTGCTCACCACCCTTGCCGGTCGGCTCGGGTTTGATGACGTGACAACTGCATCATCAGGCGAGGCCGCCATGGAACTGGTGAACCGCGATACGGAACCCTATCAGTGCTTTCTAATGGATATCAGCATGCCAGGGATGGACGGGATTGAGCTGTGCGGCCTTGTACGGGCGCTTCCAGCGTACCGGAAAACACCGATTATCATGCTGACCTCGATGACTGAACGGGACTATGTCGATCAGGCCTTCAAGACCGGTGCGACAGACTATGCAACCAAACCATTTCATATCACCGAACTTGGTGCCCGACTACGAATGGCAAACGAGATCAACGCCACCCGCGTGGGGGCGCCATCCGATGCGCTGACCGCCGACTCGCAGAAAGAGCCGTTGTCCGAGAATGTGCAGATCGAAGGGTTTCCGGGCCTAATCACTTACAATGCCTTAGGTAACTACCTGTTACAGCTGTCCAAAGCTGCTTTGGCGGGGTCACAGGTTCTGGCGGTGAAAATCGACCAGATCGAGAGAATCCATATGCGGGGGTCATCGCAAGAATTTTCCTATGCACTGACCGAAGTGGCCGACGCAATTTGCGGCGCTTTCGAAACCAAGAGCAATATGTTTGCCTATGCTGGCAATGGCAGTTTCTTGGTCGTGCAAAGCAAAGACGCCAGTGTGCAGGCTATTGATCTCGAGCTTCAGGTTCAGAACCTTCTTGATGAGAAAGACACCGAATTTGACAACGGTGATCCGATGGATCTGGATGTGTCCATCGGCAACCCGATCGTTCCCAGCATCAACAGCACGCTTCCGGCGTGGGATACATTTGATCGGGCGATCTCGCGCGCCGAAAGCCGGATGGCCCAAAAGAGGCAACATCCGACTTGTCCAGATGTCGCTGTTCAAGTGCAATCGACTGTCCAATGACAAAAGAACAAGCGCGCACCTGACAAAAGCTGATCGACATCCACCCTCCACATCCTCGATCAGAACTGATCGGTCTGTTGTTTGGTGAAAGCAAGTCGTCATTAACGAAATTTTACATAATCAAGATTATAAGACACAAAATATATATATGATGTAGCCGGTGCAACATCCGTCAGCCACGAGACGATCTATGCGTATATCTATAGCCCTGATGGTCCGTCACAGGACTTGGCCCGTTACCTTCCAGAACGCCGCAAAACGCGGAAACCCCGTTATGCCCGAGCCCCACGTGGCATGATGTTCCCGCTGGAGCGGTCAATCCACAACAGGCCTGAACACATCAAAGACCGCGCAACATTTGGCGATTGGGAAGGCGATTTGATGATTTTCCGGCGCGCGCACGGGAAAGCCAACGTTGCATCCTTGATTGAACGCAAAACCCGCTTTGCCGTTTTGTTCAGAAACAACGATCGAAGTTCAAAGCATTTCATGGAGCGGCTGATGAACGTCATGGAACCCCTGCCCCAGACCGCCCGCCAGTCAATCACCTTCGACCGAGGAATCGAGTTCTCAGGATGGCGGAAACTGGAAGCCGGGATTGGGACGCGTGCCTGGTTCTGCGACCCGCAGGCCCCTTGGCAAAAGGGATCGGTCGAGAACCTGAACAAGCGCGCCCGACGATATTTACCGCGTGACACCCCATAGCGGCGCTCTCAAGTCGCGACATGAGCGCAATTTGTGACCGCCTCAACGGAACGCCAAGAAAGTGCTTGGGTTGGCGAACCCCTGCCGAGGCATTCGCTGAAGAAATCAGAAATCTAGGATCTAGAAATGTCGCAACCTGACTTGAGCTCACACAAACCAAAAGCGGCGCTGACGCCTCCCCCATGGCCTGATTTTGAGTCTGGTGGCTTGTGCGAGGATCGGAACCTGAATCCCTATCTTTGTACGGGTGCTTCACAGGTAGACACAGGCGACGGCCTGTTATGCTTGGCTTGCCGTGACTGCCGCGAAGGTTGAATTTGATGGATCGCGACGCGGTCTGAGCGGGGATTGGGTCCGAAAGCAAGGCCAAGCGGAAGCTATACGACGCTTTCTAACAGGGCGATTTCGTCTTCGGTCAGATCGAACAGGTCATAGACGATGCTGTCGATCTGGGCTTCGGCCTAGGCGATCTCGGCGGTCACCCAAACATCGCCAGCTGCTGAGGCTCCACCCAATAGCCGCGTTTGCACTTGGCGGTTTCCAGTGTGATCAGCGCCGCGACGGCCTGGCTTTCATCCGCGAACCAATCCATCCACACCCGCCCGCCCTGCCCTATGCGGCCCCATTCGCGGTAGAGCGTCCATTCGCCAAACAGGTTCGGCATGACGGCCATCCGGTAGAACCGGGCGACGTTCTTCGCAGGCTGGCGCTTTTCGAGATAGGTCTGCATGGCTCAGAGATGATACTTGCGCGCAATGTCCAGGGCTTCGGCCTGTTCGGTCCCAATATACTCCTTGGTGCGTTCAATGCTGGCGTAACCAAGCAACAGCTGGGCCGCGCGCAGGTTGTCGGTCTGCTGATAGATATGGGTCGGGAAGGTCCGACGCAGCGAATGCAGGCCATAGAGGCTGGGATCGAGGCAGGCCTTTTCCAGCCAGGACTTGAACAGCCGTCAGAGCTGGCTTTCGCTCAGGTGTGTTTGCGCCCACCTTGCTCCCCGCCCCGTGAACAGCCAGCCATGCAACGGCTTTTCAGAGTCCGCGAGATAGGCCTGCAGGCTGTCGCGTGTGCCCGAGGACAGCCGCGCCTGCACCGGGCGCGCATTGCATGTCTCGGTTTTTCTCTGCCGGATTTCGACGATTTCGCGCACCCCGGCAAGCGTGGCGACATCGACCACCCGCAGCCGTACCAGGTCAGAGCCCCCGAAGCTGGTGTCGAGGGCAACGTTGAACAACGCAAGATCACACAGAGCGTTCTCATGGTATCCGCGTCGTCAAACTGCCCGAGCGATATCTGGATCGCGGCCAGGTTATGGGTTATGCTGCTTCGATGCATCCTTGGGATGCTTGGTGACGGCCTCCTGGACGAACTGGAAGGCCTCCAGCGGCTTCTTGCGGTCAAAAAGGCCAAGCCCCTTCAAATGCAGGACATTTGCATTCTGCTGCGCAATTTTTGCGGCGCTGGCGAGATGTTTGTCGAAGGTCGGGTAATTCTTGGACCGGAGCGCCTCGGCGGCGGCTGACAGAAGCCCGTCGAGCTGCGTCTGTGTCTCGGTCCCAAGCGATCGTTTGGCGGAATCTTTCAATTTTACGTCTTTCGTGACCGAACAAGGCGGCCGGGGCGCATCTTGTTGAACATTTGAGCCTCCTAAGCTAAAGGATAGTCGATATTATCCAACGCAAAAAAGGGACAAGAACCATGGCCAAAGTTACCATTGACGGCACCGAATACGAAACCGACGGCATGTCTTCCGATGCGAAGGCGCAGATCCAGAATGTCATGTATTGCGATCGTAAGCTCGAGGAGCTGAAGAACGAAGCTGCTGTCATACAGACCGCCCGGAATGCCTACGCCCGCTCGCTGTCGGAGATGCTCGCGGGCGATCCCGAAAAGGCGAACTAAGGGCAAGGCACACGCCCCGATGTCCGGTATCCGGCGTTTCACCACAGATTACGTGGCGGTCGAGGACCGCATCCGGCTCTCGCTGGAGCGCAGCGACGGGACAGTGCGGATCCTGTGGCTGACACGGCCCCTGCTGAACAAGCTGGCGGCACGTCTGATCGAGCGGGTCGATGCAGCCGTCTCGACAGACAGGCCGCTGACGAGCGGCGTGCGGCAACGCTTCGTGCAGCAGGCCGCCGAGGCCTCGCTGAAGCCGCAAGAGCCCGTCCGGCCCGGGGGCAGCACAAGGCAGGCAGGCGTCGCCATGCTCGTGACCAGTATCGGCCTGCGCGACGGGCAGGGGGTGCTGACCGTCGAATTCAAGGGCGGCGACCAGGTGCTGGAGGCGGCCCCCTTCACCGGCGAGGCCCTGCGGCAATGGCTGGGCGTGCTCTACAAGTGCTATTGCCACGGTGGATGGGGCGGCGATTTCTGGCCCGGCTGGATCACCCCGGACCGCTCGCTGGCCGACATGGCCCGGATGAATTGATCGGGGAAGTGCTGCGCATGCGTGGATGCCACGCACCGCACCAATAGGACAGGATAATGGCCTGTACCCATGGAAACAATTTCGAGGCTATGCTAAGGTATAGCGATATTCATATGCCCCGGGCTGCGGAAAGTTCGTGAAAATGCGTCAAAAAACCTCGCTCGAGACAGCCTATAGCATGTTCCGGTCCACGTTCATCGCGACCGTCGTCTTCAGTTTTTTCACCAACCTGCTGATGTTCGTCGGGCCGCTCTACATGCTGCAGATCTACGACCGGGTACTGTCCAGCCG
Coding sequences within:
- a CDS encoding WGR domain-containing protein — protein: MQTYLEKRQPAKNVARFYRMAVMPNLFGEWTLYREWGRIGQGGRVWMDWFADESQAVAALITLETAKCKRGYWVEPQQLAMFG
- a CDS encoding DUF6447 family protein, whose product is MAKVTIDGTEYETDGMSSDAKAQIQNVMYCDRKLEELKNEAAVIQTARNAYARSLSEMLAGDPEKAN
- a CDS encoding tyrosine-type recombinase/integrase, producing MFKSWLEKACLDPSLYGLHSLRRTFPTHIYQQTDNLRAAQLLLGYASIERTKEYIGTEQAEALDIARKYHL
- a CDS encoding MFS transporter; protein product: MPDRISPLILFRNQTFRSLWIAALASNFGGLVQAVGAAWLMTSLSDSQNMVALVQGSVALPIMIFSLLAGVFADNFDRRRVMLIAQAFMFVVSVILTFMAFEGWLSPWLLLAFTFLIGCGTALHNPSWQATMGDIVSREELPSAVSLNSMGFNLMRSVGPAAGGAIVALAGAAAAFAVNALSYVAILTALLRWKAPIRDTRLPREPMGSAFSAGLRYVAMSPNLLRVILRGFWFGLAAIALLALLPVVVRETLEATAFIYGVMLGCFGMGAVAGALTNASLRVQFTNETIARGAFIGFALSCVVLALSKQPIVSGAALMLAGACWVLALSMFNVTIQLSTPRWVVGRVIALYQTGTFGGMAAGSLIWGAMAEQAGSEYALLTASGLLVIGALIGLQMPLPEFSGLNLDPLNRFKEPSTRFDLSYRSGPVMVMVDYEIAQADVPEFLAAMSLRRRVRIRDGAQQWALLRDLHQPEHWSESYHVPTWGEYVRHNERRTNADAELSDRIRVLHRGSEAPAVHRMIEHQVVPLRDDMLQKAE
- a CDS encoding response regulator, with translation MKILAVDDNLLTLDLLTTLAGRLGFDDVTTASSGEAAMELVNRDTEPYQCFLMDISMPGMDGIELCGLVRALPAYRKTPIIMLTSMTERDYVDQAFKTGATDYATKPFHITELGARLRMANEINATRVGAPSDALTADSQKEPLSENVQIEGFPGLITYNALGNYLLQLSKAALAGSQVLAVKIDQIERIHMRGSSQEFSYALTEVADAICGAFETKSNMFAYAGNGSFLVVQSKDASVQAIDLELQVQNLLDEKDTEFDNGDPMDLDVSIGNPIVPSINSTLPAWDTFDRAISRAESRMAQKRQHPTCPDVAVQVQSTVQ
- a CDS encoding TonB-dependent siderophore receptor; this encodes MRLRSLKSILLCCTALLPGAALAQDAVQLPDLVLEATGGDDTETVVASELSAGGKIQGDILNIPASVSVITSKEIEQRNATSIEQVLNYTAGAVTDSYGADDRFDYFSIRGFEAYTYRDGLMLGKNFGGNREEPFAFERIEVFKGANSATFGVSDPGGSVNYVTKTPRGERFGSAYTALGSFGTAEVGLDFGDTLNADGTLSYRFTGLLREGEREYPYSRNDETFAMFGISWRPTDRTELTFILDHLDRDDVPGSGGFPVGYDFDRSETFFGEPDYNYRGTDRTNATVKARHDFGNGLSFGSTIRFSDAYDDFGYAYVSGSSGTTVNRAFFASESTDQSFIGDAHLSYSTQFGGVVSTTLFGVEVSQSDATNRRFFGPAPSMDVNNPIFSGAPASVPLYADSATETDGKAVFLQQDLDWNDRVIASFGLRHDWIDITQTDNMASTVQQGEISETTGRFGLTYKLNPNVSLYGSYAQSAVPAGLGVVPETGEQFELGAKWRPAGTNTFLTAAVYDLSKTNITRTNPITNLPEPIGEVRVRGLDLEAKSEFGAFEIVASYSYLDPEIVENGTNGNVGNMPARVPNQIASVWVNHTWENVGRGDLTVGLGGRFNDGYFYDDANVAGHSGSFFVVDAAVTYDLTPQTSLAINVNNLLNEKHVAFGGFYADFYSPGREIQAKLRHSW